ggacgtggcaggcccaggcggagatggcgggacgacttagacaccttcactaataactggccggaaacagctcaacaacgggagtcatggaaatctaagggagaggcctttgcccagcagtgggatacaacaggttattaaaaaaaaaaaaaaaaaaaaaaaaaactttcaaatagaaaaaaaaaacggtactATTCGACCACATTcggttacattttatttaaaaaatattgtatcgcaacaatatacataaacgcaacatttcactgagaaaatcgcaatttccttgttttccatagaTCGAAACgacttctaagcaaagtgataccgtgacgtcacgatgtgttgccattttagtctacggccacgtcctcggccgaggcggcgcgcgcgaggcacgtgtacgaagagtccgaaacatgtcgccaaaagcacTAAATCATTAGTCTTTACTATAGTAGAGGCCAAACGAGCGTTCCGATGGGGTAATAAACCAAGCTGTCAACAAGGATGAGGCTACAGTCGATATTGCTTATCGATGAATTACGCTTGCTCGATGAAACAGTGTTAAACATCTGCATTTATTATAGAACCTTTAATATAACGTCACAATGTGCGTATTGACTGTACAAGTTACACTGTAACATCAACAACCATTGTGTAGCCAGAAACATCGATAGCGTTTCGCGAAATGGCCAAAGCGGTTGTGTTTCTCTTCTTACTAGACTCTTTACCAGGTAATTCAATTTAACTGTACATTGTcttattaaatatcattaaacttgaaacttaaataagttataaactgaaatagatgtcatatattaaagaaagagTGACTAAGCTGAGCCAAGCGTGACCGGGTGGTCTATTAGTGGTCACATCAcaacgttagccgcgtaagctaaaGACGGTGTTTTCGATTCCGGCCTCGGCTACCGGAGGGCTTGATCACTTTCTTCATGActtattttaactaaaattCTAAGCTAGCTTAAAATTCTagctttatttaaataagtgatTAATTTTCTGCAGATTTCAATAATGTTATTAACACTACGCTGCATACATTTGACCCAGGTTTGCTTGGAGTCCCATGTGATTCTACTATAACAGCGCCAATCTTACAAGTGATCGGCAAAAAACTGAATTTGACGGAAGACTCGGTAGAAAAACTGCAACATATTGACTTACCAACGCGATATCAAAGTCACAAGTTCCAAGAATTGGCGCCAGAATCTTTAAACAATGTTGGGTTTCAAGACAACTCCATTCAAGAGTCAAATGAGTTTTCAATCGAGAAGCGACCTAATTTTATTGAGCATATTTATACAGAGAACGTGACCGAAAATAAAGATGCTCTGGAGTCTGAAGCTGCTTTAAAAAATATGGTGTTAAATGCAAGCAAAGCTGAGTTTTCTACAGAAAAGAATCATGATTTCATTaagcataattatttttcaaatgcaAGTCAAAAAGTTGTAGAatctataattttaaaaagtaatgCGACAAAAGAGTATCCAGAAAGCGCGCCATTTTTGGCAGCCATCTTCGAGACGGTTGGGAATGTGACAGCGCAGACTTGCGGAGGTGTGGTGGTGTCTTCACACTGGGTGCTGACGGCTGCTAGCTGTGTTAACGTGTTGGGACCCTTTTATAGTAACTCGTAAGTATTCTTTTTATCGTCCGCGCTGGAAATTTGTTGACCTTATTGCAAAGACTTAAGGTTTTCTAATTGTCTTTTAAGAGTTTTGCCATTAATAATATAACAATCATCCGTAATTTCGTTTCCCGGTCGAGTGAAAATCTGAATTACGATATCAAGGTCGTTATTATATTTTCGTATTGACGACCTTAGGtgataggtaataaataaattaagtgaTAAAGTGATTTAAGTTtgaattgagaaaggtatgtcgAGATgctttggacacgtggaaagaatgagtgaaagaaggctaacaaagagagtgtataagggagaggtagaaacgggagttggaaggggcagacctcggcggacttcctctgatcagatcggggaaatcctgaagaaaggccaggtcaagagcaccctaaaccggcgagcgtgtatgaggaatattatgaaagtgaaggaagcgaaagaggtatgtcaggatcataGCAATTCGAAATCcatggtctctgcctacctctccgggaaataggcgtgataatatgtatgtatgtatgtaaagtcTGATTTACacatggtccttcgagccggatacaACTCTTCGTCGTCTATCAACTTTAATTCCTACATTTCCCACTTAATAAAGATTGTGTTAAAATTGCCAAGAGGAATAAATGTCTAGTTTACATACTCCTACACACGAAGGAAATGTAATAGCCAGTATTCAAAGTATTATAAAATTCTGTTTCATAAAGTTAcacaaaattattactaaataatTATTCATTCTAATTATTACCACCTCCTGTACTAATTTTTCAGATCAAACGAAACAACAGATAACTCGTACTCAATAGTAGCCAGTGCCAAAGACCCTCTGAAAGACGGGACCGTACACCAAGTCTCCAAAATCTACCTCCACCCCACATCCAACCATCCGAAGCTGAGTTGGTTATCCATGGTGGATACGGCGAATGCTCCCAGCTTGGCTCTCTTGAGGGTGGAACCGGGGGTGAAGGGAGGGGTGATTGGGATGATGGAGAATAGGACTTGGAATGGAGATGGgagaatatatagttggtctTTGCGGCAGGTAAGTACTTTATGgttgaatttaaactatcgtgagacatattaacttaactcacttagcggtttcactcacgtatttttagtcactcgcgcgacatgcaACATGtttagtgactaaaaatacgtgagtgaaaccgctaagttagttaagtactTTATGgttattaagtacttaaatttTTTGGGCCTCAAATGTATCTGTGTAGACAGCGCATTATCAAAAAATCTGTCtattttaaaagcttttatttaacttgccctgttagttagtgtggctcaaatcttggaagctaaatttgacccatttCCATATtttcgattgagctaaaattttgcatacatatgtaaatcggatgacaatgcaatattatgatgacatgaagctgatctgatgatggaaacaggaggtggccatgggtaCTCTGTGATAAATCAACGCAAACTTATTGTGTTTTGGGTTgctagaattgtctcgatgagttttagttgcctgtggaaagaaaaaacagtcagcgataaaagcttgtaccaaaaatgatttttttgccaaaaacttattttaatgttatttgatgTGGCTCAACTATAATCTGGATTCGTAGGTAGGTAACTATTTTgatgttaggtacctactcttaacacaggtattttcttacttaaaaagaggcaccaacacttacctgtataagtaattcttaaacgaaataaacaatttttcatttttactcTTATTACCTAATAGGTACTAGCTTCTGCCTGCGACCTGCAACTTTATTCCATCTGAGtgggatgatgataatgattaataaaaacttattcttctcttctcttatgtccttcctcggACCTCACTattttcataccaaatttcatcataATAAGTTTAgccgaacttaaactatcgtgagacatatttcaaaatatttagatcagtacggtttcactcactattattatcagtgcacgacgtacaaccgccgcggacactcgtgcctgaggaaggattcccaaagaatccgaaatatgtcgccaaaagcgactaaaaataatagtgagtaaaaccgtactgatctaaatataagTTTAgccgtttaagcgtgaagtagtagcagttttaatattatgttattgtattcgctgttgtggcaataaatacattttctttCTTCATTAGTTAGGATATTA
The window above is part of the Cydia strobilella chromosome 12, ilCydStro3.1, whole genome shotgun sequence genome. Proteins encoded here:
- the LOC134745803 gene encoding serine protease SSP1-like isoform X2, whose translation is MAKAVVFLFLLDSLPGLLGVPCDSTITAPILQVIGKKLNLTEDSVEKLQHIDLPTRYQSHKFQELAPESLNNVGFQDNSIQESNEFSIEKRPNFIEHIYTENVTENKDALESEAALKNMVLNASKAEFSTEKNHDFIKHNYFSNASQKVVESIILKSNATKEYPESAPFLAAIFETVGNVTAQTCGGVVVSSHWVLTAASCVNVLGPFYSNSSNETTDNSYSIVASAKDPLKDGTVHQVSKIYLHPTSNHPKLSWLSMVDTANAPSLALLRVEPGVKGGVIGMMENRTWNGDGRIYSWSLRQNQIGFEMTAIASPAKQLGPEMCKKIYGIAENNTTMCFTVNETTTNHTRMSSGCPVVLLQEGRMALLAVALTDGMQPLLATPLAAHRDWLLKLTRENAGKDDNKLKK
- the LOC134745803 gene encoding serine protease SSP1-like isoform X1: MAKAVVFLFLLDSLPDFNNVINTTLHTFDPGLLGVPCDSTITAPILQVIGKKLNLTEDSVEKLQHIDLPTRYQSHKFQELAPESLNNVGFQDNSIQESNEFSIEKRPNFIEHIYTENVTENKDALESEAALKNMVLNASKAEFSTEKNHDFIKHNYFSNASQKVVESIILKSNATKEYPESAPFLAAIFETVGNVTAQTCGGVVVSSHWVLTAASCVNVLGPFYSNSSNETTDNSYSIVASAKDPLKDGTVHQVSKIYLHPTSNHPKLSWLSMVDTANAPSLALLRVEPGVKGGVIGMMENRTWNGDGRIYSWSLRQNQIGFEMTAIASPAKQLGPEMCKKIYGIAENNTTMCFTVNETTTNHTRMSSGCPVVLLQEGRMALLAVALTDGMQPLLATPLAAHRDWLLKLTRENAGKDDNKLKK